A single Vanacampus margaritifer isolate UIUO_Vmar chromosome 14, RoL_Vmar_1.0, whole genome shotgun sequence DNA region contains:
- the ier5l gene encoding immediate early response gene 5-like protein, whose protein sequence is MINTMECAVDAQSLISISLMKIHNSRTQRGGIKLHKNLLVSYVLRNARQLYIKEKYAEIYRMQQYEEVMAVCNEIQELNPLDLDAEDAENEEQTRAACCGEEATLHGRPASALSGCASPVDACKEPEPSYYRSCCMEVSNVSHCEQFLANNNTYCNKTTVLDLDTHVVTTVENGYLHQDCCCDALQAGQGAQSPGKKRKVDFGCCLCDVEEVSDFPLSRKRAKREEYTYCNPDYTDTSNISNLISIFGSGFTGLLSRQTDLEQICSKQALASLGAWTRAIVAF, encoded by the coding sequence ATGATCAACACCATGGAATGCGCTGTTGACGCGCAGAGCTTGATCTCCATTTCCCTCATGAAGATCCACAACTCCAGGACTCAGAGAGGCGGCATCAAGCTACACAAAAACCTACTGGTCTCCTATGTGCTGAGAAACGCCAGGCAGCTTTACATCAAGGAGAAATACGCAGAGATTTACAGGATGCAGCAATACGAGGAGGTGATGGCGGTCTGCAACGAGATCCAGGAGCTGAACCCGTTGGACCTGGACGCGGAGGACGCCGAGAACGAGGAGCAGACGCGGGCTGCTTGCTGCGGCGAAGAAGCGACGCTCCACGGCCGCCCAGCGAGCGCCCTTTCCGGCTGCGCGTCTCCGGTGGACGCCTGCAAAGAACCGGAGCCCTCCTACTACAGAAGCTGCTGCATGGAAGTCTCCAACGTGTCACATTGCGAGCAGTTTCTCGCGAACAACAACACGTACTGCAACAAAACCACCGTGCTGGACTTGGACACGCATGTAGTGACCACGGTGGAAAACGGCTACCTCCACCAGGACTGCTGCTGTGACGCGCTCCAAGCCGGCCAGGGCGCGCAGTCCCCCGGCAAGAAACGAAAGGTTGACTTTGGATGCTGCTTGTGCGACGTTGAGGAGGTGTCGGATTTCCCACTCTCGCGTAAACGGGCAAAACGCGAAGAGTACACGTACTGTAACCCGGACTACACGGACACTTCCAACATCTCCAACCTGATTTCCATCTTCGGATCGGGGTTTACGGGGCTGTTGAGCAGGCAGACAGACTTGGAGCAGATCTGTAGCAAACAGGCACTGGCCAGTCTGGGAGCGTGGACTCGAGCCATTGTGGCGTTTTGA